GCGCGCGGCCGATCGCGGCCAGGTAGGCCTTCTCGATCGCGCGCCGGTTCAACACGTTGTCACGCGCGACAAACGCCACGCTCGGCTCGGTCACGTTGCGCAGCGCGCCCACCTTGACCCAGCGGTGGTTGCGCATCCAGCGCCGGAAGCGCGCGGCGAACGCTTCGCTCGTCACCATCGGCGGCGCGTACTGCGCGTAGCGCTTGTGGCCCATCCGCACGCGATACCACTGCACCTCGAACGCCGCGCGCACGTCGACCACGGCCGGCCCGGCCAGCTCGACGGCGAAATCCCAGCGCGGGAACGGCAGGCGCTCGCCGTTGTGCTCGTAGTCGTCCACCACGTTGATGCCGCCGCAGAACGCGTAGGCGTCATCGATGCAGGCGAGCTTGCGGTGCGTGCGCGAGAAGCCGAGGCGGCCGAACAGGTAGCGGTTGTAGATGCGGTGCTCGATGCCGGCTTCCTGCCAGCTGTCGAACAGCGGCAGGCGCGCGGTGCCGACGCCGTCGGTGATCACGCGCACGTGGACACCGCGCCCGGCCGCGCGCAGCAGCGCGTCGGACACCAGGCGGCCGGCCGGGTCGTCGCAGAAGATGTAGGTTTCCAGCAGCACCGACACCGAGGCCTCGTCGATGCGGCGCACCAGCGCCGGGAAGAACTCGGCGCCGCCGTGGCGCAGCGTGACGGTGTTGCCGGAGCTGAACGCGAGCCGCGACGACGACCCGCGCTCCTGCAGGAACAGATCCCGCAACTGGGTGAGGCGCAGCCGGTTGCCGCCGCTCATGCCTCACGCGCCGCGAGGCGCGCGGGAAGCTGGAGGATCGCCTCGGCGTTGGACGGCGAGTAGCAGCGCGCGGCCGCCTCGCGGTACGGCAGCCAAAGATGGTCGGTGTGCTCGCGCGGCGACAGCGTGACGGGAGTGCCGGCCGGCACCTCGAGGCTGAACCAGTGCTCGGTGTTGCGCGTGACGCCGGGCGCGTAGCGGTGCCGGTACTGCGGATAGATCGAGTATGCGATCTGGTGGCGCCAGTCGAGGAGCGCGGCGGCCGGCACGCCCTCGCCGCCGACCACGATGCCGGTTTCCTCGCCGACCTCGCGGACCGCCGTGGCGGCGAGCGGCTCGTCCGGCCAGTCCTTCGCGCCCGTCACCGACTGCCAGAAGCCGGGCAGGTCGGCGCGCTTGATGATCAGCACGTCGAGCGCGGCGGTGTGGATCACGACCAGCACGGATTCGGGGATTTTTGGCGGCTTCGTCATTGCGGGTGCGGCCGCCCGCGCGGGAATTCGCGCCGGCCAGCCGGGGACTTCGGGACCGGCAGACTGTACCGCAAAACGAAGGCCGCCGCGTGTCGGGGCACGGGCGAGCACCGCCGCCGGAGGGCGGGTACGCGCGCCGCGCCGTGCCTCAGGCGCGCGGCACGACGATCAGCAGCACCGACAGCGAGACGATCGACGCGACGGTCGAGAACAGGATCGTGCGCGAGGTGACCTGCGGCTCGCGCCGGTAGAACTCCGCGAGCATGAAGGGCCCGGTGCCGGTGGGCAGCGCGGCCAGCACCACCGCCATCGCGACCAGCATCGGCGGCAGGCCGAACACGCGCGCCGACAGCCACCAGGTCAGCGCCGGCTGCACCACCAGCTTGATGGTCGAGAGCAGCAACGCGTCGGGCAGCACGCCGTGTGCGGGCCGCCTCTCGGCGAGGAACAGCCCGAGGCTGACCAGCGCGCAGGGGCTGGCCGCGCCGCCGAGCAGCTTCAGGAAGGTCTCGACGCTGGCGGGCGGCGCGACGTGGGCGGCCGACGCCAGCGCGCCGACGATCGGCGAGACGATCAGCGGATTGCGCCCGAGCGAGCCGAGCACCTTCAGCGCGAGCCGGTGCGGCGCGCGCTCGCTCTGCAGGCCGACCTCGATCAGCACGATCGCGAAGCCGAACAGCACGCAGGCGACGATGATGGTGGCGATGGTGGTCGGCATCAGGCCGGCCGGCCCGAACACCAGCAGGCAGAGCGGGAAGCCGATGTAGCCGGTGTTCGGGTAGGCGGCCGCGATCGCATCGACGCTCGCGTCGGCCAGCGGCCGGCCGCGCGCGAGCCGCAGCGCCAGCACCGCCACGAACGACACGGCGCAGGCGATCGAGAACGCCGCGACGAAGCGCGGCTGGTCGAGCTGCGCCCAGGTGGCATGCGCCATCACGTCGAACAGCAGCGCCGGCAGCGCCAGCCAGACCACGAAGCGGTTCAGTTCCGAGGCGGCGGTCGGGCCGAGCAGGCCGCGGCGACGGCACAGGAAGCCGGCCAGGATCAGCGCGAAGATGGGAAGCAGGATGGGCAGCGTAGCGGACACGGCGGGACTCGGTCAGGAAGACGGACGACAATCGACACGAAGCGCGCGCCGGGTAAACCCGCAACTTCGGAAAACGAAGGAGGGTAGCTTGCCTGCTTGATACAATCCAATGCGATTTTTAAGCTGTCTCGATACCTTTTTTGCATCGTGCTCGATATCAAGCCGCTCCGCTATTTCGTGACGCTCGCCGAGACCGGCCATTTCGGCCGCGCGGCGACGCGGCTGAACCTGTCACAGCCGCCGCTGTCGCGGCAGATCGCGGCGCTGGAAGCCTCGCTCGGCGTGACGCTGGTCGAGCGTGGGCCGCGCGGCGTCACGCTGACGCCGGCCGGCGAGCGTTTCCGCGACGACGCCAAGGCGATCCTGGCGGCGGTCGAGCGCGCCGCGCACCATGCACGCGCGGCCGCCTCGGGCGCCGCCGGCAAGCTGACGGTGGGGTTCACGATGTGCGCGGCCTACAGCGTGGTGCCGCGCTACGCACGCGAGTTCGGCGCGGCCTGGCCCGAGGTGGCGCTGCACCTGCGCGAGACGGTGTCGAACGATCTCGCCGAACAGGTGCTGAACGGCCATATCGACGCGGCGATCCTGTTTCCCGGCGCGCCGCACGAGGGGCTCGCGCAGCGCACCGTCGTCACCGAGCCGCTGTGCGTCGCGCTGTCCCGCGAGCATCCGCGCGCGCGGGCGCGCCGGCTGCGGATCGCCGAGCTGGCCGACGAGCCGTTCGTGATGGCGGTCGAGGCCGTCGCGCCCACGCTGCGCGCCGCCATCGTCGACCATTGCCGGCACGGCGGCTTCGAGCCGAACATCCGCCTTGAAGTGCAGCTGCAGCAGACCGTGCTCGGACTCGTCGACGAGGGCGTCGGCGTCGCGCTGGTGCCCGAATCGATGCGGCGCGCGCAGTGGGCCGGCGTGGTGTTCCGGCCGCTCGTCGACGCGCCGACCATCGAGCAGGCGCTGGTCTGGTCGCCTTCGAACCGCAATCCGTGCCTCGAGCGATTCCTGGCGATCGCCTGAACGAAACGCGCGGCGCGGACCTCGCACAATCATGCGCCGCACGACAAAAAAGCCCGGCCGGTGTGGCCACCGGCCGGGCTTTATCGATTCGGCCACCACCCGCGCCAGGCGCGGGCTGCCGCCGCGTTACGCCTTCTGTTCCGGCTGGCGCAGGCGGATGTGCAGTTCCTTCAGCTGACGCTCGTCCACCGGGCTCGGCGCCTGCGTGAGCAGATCCTGCGCGCGCTGCGTCTTCGGGAACGCGATCACGTCGCGGATCGAATCGGCGCCGGCCATCATCGTGATGATCCGGTCGAGGCCGAACGCGATCCCGCCGTGCGGCGGGGCGCCGTACTGCAGCGCGTCGAGCAGGAAGCCGAACTTCGCCTGCGCTTCCTCCGGCCCGATCTTCAGCGCGCGGAACACCTTGCTCTGCACGTCTTCCTGGAAGATCCGCACCGAACCGCCACCGATTTCCCAGCCGTTCAGCACCATGTCGTAGGCCTTCGCGAGGCAGCGGCCCGGGTCCGTTTCGAGGTACTCGAGGTGCTCGTCCTTCGGGCTCGTGAACGGATGGTGCGCGGCCACGTAGCGCGCGTCCTCGTCGTCGTACTCGAACATCGGGAAGTCGATCACCCACAGCGGCTTCCAGCCCGACTCGACGAGGCCGTTGGCCTTGCCGAATTCCGAATGGCCGATCTTCAGGCGCAGCGCGCCGAGGCTGTCGTTGACCACCTTCGCGCGGTCGGCCGCGAAGAAGATGATGTCGCCGTCCTGCGCGCCGGTGCGCTCGAGGATCGCGGCGATCGACGCGTCGTGCAGGTTCTTCACGATCGGGCTCTGCAGGCCGTCGCGGCCCTTCGCCTTCTCGTTGACCTTGATCCACGCGAGGCCCTTGGCGCCATAGATGCGCACGAACTCGGTGTAGCCGTCGATGTCGCCGCGCGTCAGCTCGCTGCCCTTCGGCACGCGCAGCGCCGCGACGCGGCCGTCCTTGGTGTTGGCCGGCGTGCTGAACACCTTGAAATCGACGTCCTTCATCGCGTCGGTCAGCTCGGTGAATTCGAGCTTCACGCGCAGGTCCGGCTTGTCCGAGCCGAAGCGGGCCATCGCTTCCGAGTACGGCATCACCGGGAACTTCGCGCCCAGCTCGACGCCGATCGTCTTGTGGAAGACGTGGCGGATCATTTCCTCGAACAGGTCGCGGATCTCCTGCTCGCCCAGGAACGAGGTCTCGCAGTCGATCTGCGTGAATTCGGGCTGGCGGTCGGCGCGCAGATCCTCGTCGCGGAAGCACTTGGTGATCTGGTAGTAGCGATCGAAGTTCGCCACCATCAGCAGCTGCTTGAACAGCTGCGGCGACTGCGGCAGCGCGAAGAACTGGCCCGCGTTGACGCGCGACGGCACCAGATAGTCGCGCGCGCCTTCCGGCGTGCTCTTGGTCAGCATCGGCGTTTCGATGTCGATGAAGCCCTGCTCGTCGAGATACTTGCGGACCTCGATCGCCACCCGGTAGCGCAGGCGCAGGTTGTGCTGCATCTGCGGGCGGCGCAGGTCGAGCACGCGGTGCGTGAGGCGGGTGGTTTCGGAGAGGTTATCGTCGTCGAGCTGGAACGGCGGCGTGACCGACGGGTTCAGCACCGTCAGCTCGTGGCACAGCACCTCGATCTTGCCGCTCTTCAGGCCCGCGTTGATGGTGCCGTCCGGGCGGCCGCGCACGAGGCCCTTCACCTGGATGCAGAACTCGTTGCGCACGCCCTCGGCCGCCGCGAACATCTCCGCGCGGTCCGGATCGCACACCACCTGCACGAGGCCCTCACGATCGCGCAGGTCGATGAAGATCACACCGCCGTGATCGCGGCGGCGATGCACCCAGCCGCACAGCGAAACGGTTTGGCCCAGCAGGTGTTCGGTCACGAGACCGCAGTATTCAGTTCGCATCGACATGATGTTTGCTTTCGTTCGGTTTGATCAACGGGGCGCAACACGCACACCCAGGGCGTTACAGCGGAGGCTCGACGGGTGGACGCGCGGGTGCGGGCACGGGCACCGACGGCGCGACGACGCCCATCGAGACGATGTACTTCAGCGCGGCGTCGACCGACATGTCGAGCTCGACGACCTCGCTCTTGGGCACCATCAGGAAGAAGCCGGAGGTCGGGTTCGGCGTGGTCGGCACGTACACGCTCACGTATTCTTCCTTCAGGTGATTGACCACGTCGCCGCCCGGCACGCCGGTCAGAAACGCGATCGTGTAGGAGCCGCGGCGCGGATACTCGATCAGCAGCGCCTTGCGGAACGCGTTGCCGCTGCTCGACAGCAGCGTGTCGGACACCTGCTTGACGCTCGTGTAGATCGGCCCGACCACCGGGATGTGCCGCACCACGGCATTCCACCAGGTCATGAGCTTCTGGCCGATGAAATTCTGCGTGGCCAGCCCGACAATGAAGATGAACGCGAGCGTGAGCAGCGCGCCAATGCCGGGCAGATGGAAGCCGAGCACACGCTCCGGTTGCCACGATTCTGGCAGCAGCAGCAGCGTCTGATCCATGATGCCGATCACCGAACCGAGCACCCACAGCGTGATCGCGAGCGGGACGAGGACCAGGAGGCCGGTCAGGAATACCGTTTTGAGGGTCGTCTTCTTCATCATCAGCCGTGAGGTAACCGCGCCGGTGCCCGGCACGAACACGCCGGCACCCGGATCGGGCGCCGGATCGTCATCAAGTGTCGCTCGACGCAGCCGGCGCGGCCGGGGCCGGGGCTGCGGGGCTCGCGCCGGCGGCCGGCGCCGCCGCAGTCGAAGCCGCTGCCGGCGTGGCCGCGTCGGACTTGGCGGCCTCGCCGCCGGCGCCGTCCGCAGTGCCCGTGGCCGGCGCGCTCTTGCCGCCCGCGCCGCCCCGGAAGTCGGTCACGTACCAACCCGAGCCCTTCAACTGGAACCCGGCGGCCGTCACCTGCTTGCGGAAGGCATCCTTCCCGCACTCGGGACAAACGGACAGCGGCGCGTCGCTCATCTTCTGGAGCACGTCCTTCGCGAAACCGCACGCATCGCAACGGTAGGCGTAAATCGGCATGTTTTTTTCCCGCGGAAACTAGAAACGTCTTGCAAAACCTTGAATTATATCCGAAAGCTCGCCGTACTCCGCCCGTTTCGGCGCCAGGTGAGCCAGCTTTCGCGCCCTTCGAACACCGGCAGCGAATCGGCGACCGGCCGCGCCTGCTCGAGCACGAACCAGGCGCCCAACAACGCATCGAGCGCATCACGCTCGATGCCGAACGGCGGCCCCTTGCGCG
The genomic region above belongs to Burkholderia plantarii and contains:
- the aspS gene encoding aspartate--tRNA ligase; this translates as MSMRTEYCGLVTEHLLGQTVSLCGWVHRRRDHGGVIFIDLRDREGLVQVVCDPDRAEMFAAAEGVRNEFCIQVKGLVRGRPDGTINAGLKSGKIEVLCHELTVLNPSVTPPFQLDDDNLSETTRLTHRVLDLRRPQMQHNLRLRYRVAIEVRKYLDEQGFIDIETPMLTKSTPEGARDYLVPSRVNAGQFFALPQSPQLFKQLLMVANFDRYYQITKCFRDEDLRADRQPEFTQIDCETSFLGEQEIRDLFEEMIRHVFHKTIGVELGAKFPVMPYSEAMARFGSDKPDLRVKLEFTELTDAMKDVDFKVFSTPANTKDGRVAALRVPKGSELTRGDIDGYTEFVRIYGAKGLAWIKVNEKAKGRDGLQSPIVKNLHDASIAAILERTGAQDGDIIFFAADRAKVVNDSLGALRLKIGHSEFGKANGLVESGWKPLWVIDFPMFEYDDEDARYVAAHHPFTSPKDEHLEYLETDPGRCLAKAYDMVLNGWEIGGGSVRIFQEDVQSKVFRALKIGPEEAQAKFGFLLDALQYGAPPHGGIAFGLDRIITMMAGADSIRDVIAFPKTQRAQDLLTQAPSPVDERQLKELHIRLRQPEQKA
- a CDS encoding LysR family transcriptional regulator, producing MLDIKPLRYFVTLAETGHFGRAATRLNLSQPPLSRQIAALEASLGVTLVERGPRGVTLTPAGERFRDDAKAILAAVERAAHHARAAASGAAGKLTVGFTMCAAYSVVPRYAREFGAAWPEVALHLRETVSNDLAEQVLNGHIDAAILFPGAPHEGLAQRTVVTEPLCVALSREHPRARARRLRIAELADEPFVMAVEAVAPTLRAAIVDHCRHGGFEPNIRLEVQLQQTVLGLVDEGVGVALVPESMRRAQWAGVVFRPLVDAPTIEQALVWSPSNRNPCLERFLAIA
- a CDS encoding phospholipase D-like domain-containing protein, producing MSGGNRLRLTQLRDLFLQERGSSSRLAFSSGNTVTLRHGGAEFFPALVRRIDEASVSVLLETYIFCDDPAGRLVSDALLRAAGRGVHVRVITDGVGTARLPLFDSWQEAGIEHRIYNRYLFGRLGFSRTHRKLACIDDAYAFCGGINVVDDYEHNGERLPFPRWDFAVELAGPAVVDVRAAFEVQWYRVRMGHKRYAQYAPPMVTSEAFAARFRRWMRNHRWVKVGALRNVTEPSVAFVARDNVLNRRAIEKAYLAAIGRARQAVVLANPYFMPGRKLRRALTNAARRGVEVRVLIGRKEFVALDTAVPFLYHALLRAGVRVAEYDRSMLHGKVAVVDDGWATIGSSNLDALSLMLNNEANVVLVKHDAEIGALREAIDAAFADGREIDAARYAARPPLERLMNWLAYTAYRWSMKLLTVGGYD
- a CDS encoding AEC family transporter encodes the protein MSATLPILLPIFALILAGFLCRRRGLLGPTAASELNRFVVWLALPALLFDVMAHATWAQLDQPRFVAAFSIACAVSFVAVLALRLARGRPLADASVDAIAAAYPNTGYIGFPLCLLVFGPAGLMPTTIATIIVACVLFGFAIVLIEVGLQSERAPHRLALKVLGSLGRNPLIVSPIVGALASAAHVAPPASVETFLKLLGGAASPCALVSLGLFLAERRPAHGVLPDALLLSTIKLVVQPALTWWLSARVFGLPPMLVAMAVVLAALPTGTGPFMLAEFYRREPQVTSRTILFSTVASIVSLSVLLIVVPRA
- a CDS encoding DUF502 domain-containing protein — translated: MMKKTTLKTVFLTGLLVLVPLAITLWVLGSVIGIMDQTLLLLPESWQPERVLGFHLPGIGALLTLAFIFIVGLATQNFIGQKLMTWWNAVVRHIPVVGPIYTSVKQVSDTLLSSSGNAFRKALLIEYPRRGSYTIAFLTGVPGGDVVNHLKEEYVSVYVPTTPNPTSGFFLMVPKSEVVELDMSVDAALKYIVSMGVVAPSVPVPAPARPPVEPPL
- the nudB gene encoding dihydroneopterin triphosphate diphosphatase — translated: MTKPPKIPESVLVVIHTAALDVLIIKRADLPGFWQSVTGAKDWPDEPLAATAVREVGEETGIVVGGEGVPAAALLDWRHQIAYSIYPQYRHRYAPGVTRNTEHWFSLEVPAGTPVTLSPREHTDHLWLPYREAAARCYSPSNAEAILQLPARLAAREA
- a CDS encoding FmdB family zinc ribbon protein, with translation MPIYAYRCDACGFAKDVLQKMSDAPLSVCPECGKDAFRKQVTAAGFQLKGSGWYVTDFRGGAGGKSAPATGTADGAGGEAAKSDAATPAAASTAAAPAAGASPAAPAPAAPAASSDT